Proteins from a genomic interval of Stigmatella erecta:
- the aroF gene encoding 3-deoxy-7-phosphoheptulonate synthase: MLIVMRPDATPQDIEQVNAEIRRRGWQPHAIPGGTRTAIGITGNRGVVEPEPFRVLPGVADAVLISQPFKLVSREVKPEDSKFQAGPLTLGGKTIHVIAGPSSVETRDQIVGTANGVKKAGATLLRGGAFKPHLSPYEFQGLKHDGLALLAEARRETGMPIVTEVKDTATLLQVAEVADVLLLGSRNMQNYALLEAVGEVRKPVILKRGISATLKEVLMAAEYIVARGNTRVILCERGIRTFETMTPNTLDLNAVPMLKSLSHLPVFVDPSHGIGMRKAVPALMRAAVAAGADGLLVQVHPDPPRAISDGHQTLDFPEFEKAMDEVRAIAGAIGRDVARLG; the protein is encoded by the coding sequence ATGTTGATCGTGATGCGACCGGATGCGACACCCCAGGACATCGAACAGGTCAATGCGGAGATCCGCCGCCGGGGCTGGCAACCCCACGCCATTCCCGGAGGTACCCGCACGGCCATCGGCATCACCGGCAACCGGGGCGTGGTCGAGCCCGAGCCCTTCCGCGTGCTGCCGGGCGTGGCGGACGCGGTGCTCATCTCCCAGCCCTTCAAGCTCGTCAGCCGCGAGGTGAAGCCCGAGGACAGCAAGTTCCAGGCGGGCCCCCTCACCCTGGGCGGCAAGACGATTCACGTCATCGCGGGCCCCAGCTCCGTGGAGACGCGCGACCAGATTGTGGGCACCGCGAACGGGGTGAAGAAGGCGGGCGCCACGCTGCTGCGCGGCGGTGCGTTCAAGCCGCACCTGAGCCCCTATGAGTTCCAGGGGCTGAAGCACGACGGGCTGGCGCTGCTCGCCGAGGCGCGCCGGGAGACGGGCATGCCCATCGTCACCGAGGTGAAGGACACGGCGACGCTGCTCCAGGTGGCCGAGGTGGCCGACGTGCTCCTGCTGGGCTCGCGCAACATGCAGAACTACGCGCTGCTGGAGGCCGTCGGCGAGGTGCGCAAGCCGGTGATTCTCAAGCGCGGCATCAGCGCCACCCTCAAGGAGGTGCTGATGGCGGCCGAGTACATCGTCGCCCGGGGCAACACCCGCGTCATCCTCTGCGAGCGCGGCATCCGCACCTTCGAGACGATGACGCCCAACACGCTCGACCTGAACGCGGTGCCGATGCTCAAGTCCCTGAGCCACCTGCCCGTCTTCGTGGATCCGTCGCACGGCATCGGCATGCGCAAGGCGGTGCCGGCGCTGATGCGCGCCGCGGTGGCGGCCGGCGCCGACGGCCTGCTCGTGCAGGTCCACCCGGACCCGCCGCGGGCCATCTCGGATGGCCACCAAACCCTGGACTTCCCCGAGTTCGAAAAGGCCATGGACGAGGTGCGGGCCATTGCCGGAGCCATTGGGCGCGATGTTGCAAGGCTAGGATAG
- a CDS encoding CPBP family intramembrane glutamic endopeptidase: MAPALLRAGGAAGRAVGAGMVGVSLAVAWGLCAGAAWPVCQPVETLTQQAKGVSATALLGVGLLVVPAEEVFWHGVVQTALRPRVGLLARVGLSTGLLALSYLLVGAWELALAALPTFLVWGWMAEWRRRLVAPLVSHGLWTVLMIALLG, encoded by the coding sequence GTGGCCCCCGCGCTCCTTCGGGCAGGAGGTGCTGCTGGGCGCGCGGTGGGCGCGGGGATGGTGGGCGTGTCGCTGGCGGTGGCCTGGGGGCTCTGCGCGGGCGCTGCCTGGCCCGTCTGCCAGCCGGTGGAGACGCTGACGCAGCAGGCCAAAGGGGTGAGCGCCACGGCGCTGCTCGGCGTGGGGCTGCTCGTCGTGCCCGCGGAGGAGGTGTTCTGGCACGGCGTGGTGCAGACGGCGCTGCGGCCGAGGGTGGGCCTGCTTGCGCGCGTGGGGCTGTCCACGGGACTGCTGGCCCTGTCCTACCTGCTGGTGGGCGCGTGGGAGCTGGCCCTGGCGGCGCTCCCGACGTTCCTCGTCTGGGGATGGATGGCGGAGTGGCGCCGGAGGCTCGTGGCCCCGCTGGTGAGCCACGGCCTCTGGACGGTGCTGATGATCGCCCTCCTCGGGTAG
- a CDS encoding dipeptidyl-peptidase 3 family protein has protein sequence MTRTLLSLLPAVFLAGAAQAAEPAAPALPTAAQLQRMTARFAPVDLKADLSKLPENEKRALAKTIQAARLMDVLFLRQSWVGNEALLLDLLKDTSPLGRARLQAFLLNKGPWSRLDEGQPLLPGVPAEPPAQGNFYPAGATKEDVERWVKTLSEPQQREATGFYTTLRRAPDGKFITVPYSVEYQGELSQAAQLLREAAALTKQPTLQAFLTARADAFLSNDYYASEVAWMELDASIEPTIGPYEVYEDNWFNYKAAFEAFITLKDEVETQKLSRFSGELQWLEDRLPIDPKMRNPKLGALAPISVVNSVFSSGDANRGVQTAAFNLPNDERVTAEKGSKRVMLKNVQEAKFQQVLKPIAQVALPAKDRKDVSFDAFFTHILMHELMHGLGPHTITVNGKQTTVRQALQVSSSATEEAKADISGLWALQQLVNKGVLDKSLERTMYTTFLASAFRSIRFGIDEAHGKGVALQLNHFLDTGAVKVNADGTFSVVPEKMQASVESLTKQLMELQGRGDRAQAEALLAKQGVVRPEVKRVLDKLQNVPVDIAPRFVTADQLLQESGATAVQK, from the coding sequence ATGACACGCACCCTCCTGTCCCTCCTCCCGGCGGTGTTCCTTGCGGGGGCCGCCCAGGCCGCGGAACCCGCCGCCCCGGCGCTGCCCACCGCCGCCCAGCTCCAGCGGATGACGGCGCGCTTTGCCCCGGTGGACCTCAAGGCCGACCTGTCGAAGCTCCCGGAGAACGAGAAGCGGGCGCTGGCGAAGACGATCCAGGCCGCCCGGCTGATGGACGTGCTGTTCCTGCGCCAGTCCTGGGTGGGCAACGAGGCCCTGCTGCTGGACCTGCTGAAGGACACCTCGCCGCTGGGCCGCGCGCGGCTGCAAGCCTTCCTGCTCAACAAGGGGCCCTGGTCCCGGCTGGACGAGGGGCAGCCTCTCCTGCCGGGCGTTCCGGCGGAGCCCCCCGCGCAGGGCAACTTCTACCCGGCGGGCGCCACCAAGGAGGACGTGGAGCGCTGGGTGAAGACGCTGAGCGAGCCGCAGCAGCGCGAGGCGACGGGCTTCTACACCACGCTGCGCCGCGCGCCGGATGGCAAGTTCATCACCGTGCCCTACAGCGTGGAGTACCAGGGCGAGCTGTCGCAGGCCGCGCAGCTCTTGCGCGAGGCGGCTGCGCTCACGAAGCAGCCCACGCTCCAGGCGTTCCTCACGGCGCGCGCGGACGCGTTCCTGTCCAACGACTACTACGCCAGCGAGGTGGCGTGGATGGAGCTGGACGCCAGCATCGAGCCCACCATCGGGCCCTACGAGGTCTACGAGGACAACTGGTTCAACTACAAGGCCGCCTTCGAGGCCTTCATCACGCTGAAGGATGAGGTGGAGACGCAGAAGCTGTCGCGCTTCAGCGGCGAGCTCCAGTGGCTGGAGGACCGCCTGCCCATCGATCCGAAGATGCGCAACCCGAAGCTCGGCGCCCTGGCCCCCATCAGCGTCGTCAACAGCGTCTTCTCCTCGGGCGATGCGAACCGGGGCGTGCAGACCGCGGCCTTCAACCTGCCCAACGACGAGCGGGTGACGGCGGAGAAGGGCAGCAAGCGCGTGATGCTCAAGAACGTGCAGGAGGCCAAGTTCCAGCAGGTGCTCAAGCCCATCGCCCAGGTGGCGCTGCCCGCCAAGGACCGCAAGGACGTCTCCTTCGATGCCTTCTTCACGCACATCCTCATGCACGAGCTGATGCACGGCCTGGGGCCGCACACCATCACCGTCAATGGCAAGCAGACCACGGTGCGCCAGGCGCTCCAGGTCTCCTCCAGCGCCACCGAGGAGGCCAAGGCCGACATCTCGGGGCTCTGGGCACTGCAGCAGCTGGTGAACAAGGGCGTGCTGGACAAGTCCCTGGAGCGCACCATGTACACCACGTTCCTGGCCTCCGCGTTCCGCTCCATCCGCTTCGGCATCGACGAGGCGCACGGCAAGGGCGTGGCGCTCCAGCTCAACCACTTCCTGGACACCGGCGCGGTGAAGGTGAACGCGGACGGGACGTTCTCCGTGGTGCCCGAGAAGATGCAGGCCTCGGTGGAGAGCCTCACCAAGCAGCTCATGGAGCTTCAGGGCCGCGGCGACCGGGCCCAGGCCGAGGCGCTGCTGGCCAAGCAGGGCGTGGTGCGCCCCGAGGTGAAGCGCGTGCTCGACAAGCTCCAGAACGTGCCGGTGGACATCGCCCCGCGCTTCGTCACCGCCGACCAGCTCCTCCAGGAGTCCGGCGCCACGGCCGTTCAGAAATAA
- a CDS encoding fatty acid desaturase: MSARVDHGPWGVPIALFILGAWGGHLVWLLTADGLSATSPLAWLHVLVQGYLCTGLFITGHDAMHGTVSRRRWLNNAVGTGACFLFAGLSYHRLVVNHRAHHADPTSERDPDFSTRFQSFLPWLGTFMVRYVTLIQFSVMAVKFNILWWLGVEQWRIWMFWVVPAVLGTLQLFYFGTYVPHRRPETPEMAPHHARTLPRNHLRAMLSCYFFGYHWEHHESPSTPWWALWRMKDARASVTDARPAA; this comes from the coding sequence ATGAGCGCTCGCGTCGACCATGGCCCCTGGGGGGTCCCCATCGCGCTGTTCATCCTTGGCGCGTGGGGCGGCCACCTCGTCTGGCTGCTCACGGCGGACGGGCTCTCGGCCACCTCGCCGCTCGCCTGGCTTCATGTCCTGGTGCAGGGCTACCTGTGCACGGGCCTCTTCATCACCGGCCATGACGCGATGCACGGCACGGTGAGCCGCCGCCGGTGGCTGAACAACGCGGTGGGCACGGGGGCGTGCTTCCTCTTCGCGGGGCTCTCGTATCACCGGCTGGTGGTGAACCACCGCGCCCACCATGCGGACCCCACCAGCGAGAGGGACCCGGACTTCTCCACCCGCTTCCAGTCCTTCCTGCCGTGGCTGGGCACCTTCATGGTCCGCTACGTCACGCTGATTCAGTTCTCCGTGATGGCGGTGAAGTTCAACATCCTCTGGTGGCTGGGCGTGGAGCAGTGGCGCATCTGGATGTTCTGGGTGGTGCCCGCCGTGCTGGGCACGCTCCAGCTCTTCTACTTCGGCACGTACGTGCCCCACCGCCGCCCGGAGACGCCGGAGATGGCGCCCCACCACGCCCGCACCCTGCCGCGCAACCACCTGCGGGCCATGCTCTCGTGCTACTTCTTTGGCTACCACTGGGAGCACCATGAATCGCCCTCCACCCCCTGGTGGGCGCTCTGGCGCATGAAGGACGCGCGGGCCTCGGTAACCGATGCGCGGCCTGCGGCGTAA
- the htpG gene encoding molecular chaperone HtpG, whose translation MSVETPRETHSFQAEINQLLHLVINSLYSHKEIFLRELVSNASDALDKLRFRSITEPELLGDQGALEIHILPDAEKGTLTIEDTGVGMTHDELVKNLGTIAHSGSREFLELLSQRGQKDVSLIGQFGVGFYSAYLVADRVEVVSRAAGPDSQAWRWTSEAKGTFTVEPAPRTTRGTAVTLHLKEDQKEFLDEWRLRQLITQYSDYVGHPIQLQVKKTTDVIDAQTGQKTVTTALETVNKASALWQRPKSELTDEKYQEFYKQLTHDFEPPLTWTHFKTDGNQQFTGLLFVPKRKPFDMDSSGKRRGVRLFVKRVFIMDDCEEILPPWLRFVRGVVDSDDLPLNVSRELLQDSAVVRSIRKHVVKKTLDQLEKLAKDKPEDYQTFWKNFGVTLKEGLAADSEQREKLGSLVRYESSSQEGLTSLADYVSRMKEGQQAIYYAYGESRKTLEGSPHMETLTKRGYEVLFMTDPVDEWAAQGLNEFSGKPLVSALQADLKIQATEEEKKQQEEHAKGLGPLTERMKEVLKESVREVRVSDRLTDSPVCLVLPEGGSPAFLERLLRENGRAAPRAKRILEVNPTHPVVEHLRKLQEKDATSERLTEWIELLHDQALLTEGSGLEDPNRFARRMTALLTQVAAQA comes from the coding sequence ATGTCCGTCGAAACCCCACGGGAAACCCACTCTTTTCAGGCTGAAATCAATCAGCTGCTGCACCTCGTCATCAACTCCTTGTACAGCCACAAGGAGATCTTCCTCCGGGAGCTGGTGTCCAACGCCTCCGACGCGCTGGACAAGCTGCGCTTCCGCTCCATCACCGAGCCGGAGCTGCTGGGAGACCAGGGGGCCCTGGAAATCCACATCCTCCCGGATGCGGAGAAGGGCACGCTCACCATCGAGGACACCGGCGTCGGCATGACGCACGACGAGCTGGTGAAGAACCTGGGCACCATCGCCCACTCGGGCTCGCGCGAGTTCCTGGAGCTGCTCTCCCAGCGCGGCCAGAAGGACGTGAGCCTCATTGGCCAGTTCGGCGTGGGCTTCTACAGCGCCTACCTCGTCGCCGACCGGGTGGAGGTGGTCAGCCGCGCGGCCGGCCCGGACAGCCAGGCCTGGCGGTGGACCTCCGAGGCCAAGGGCACCTTCACCGTGGAGCCCGCCCCGCGCACCACCCGGGGCACCGCCGTCACCCTCCACCTGAAGGAGGACCAGAAGGAGTTCCTGGACGAGTGGCGTCTGCGCCAGCTCATCACCCAGTACTCCGACTATGTCGGCCACCCCATCCAGCTCCAGGTGAAGAAGACCACCGACGTCATCGACGCGCAGACGGGCCAGAAGACCGTCACCACGGCGCTGGAGACCGTCAACAAGGCGAGCGCCCTGTGGCAGCGCCCCAAGTCGGAGCTCACCGACGAGAAGTACCAGGAGTTCTACAAGCAGCTCACCCACGACTTCGAGCCGCCGCTCACGTGGACGCACTTCAAGACGGACGGCAACCAGCAGTTCACCGGCCTGCTCTTCGTGCCCAAGCGCAAGCCGTTTGACATGGACTCCTCCGGCAAGCGCCGTGGCGTGCGGCTGTTCGTCAAGCGCGTCTTCATCATGGACGACTGCGAGGAGATCCTCCCGCCCTGGCTGCGCTTCGTGCGCGGCGTGGTGGACTCGGATGACCTGCCGCTCAACGTCTCGCGCGAGCTGCTCCAGGACTCCGCCGTGGTGCGCTCCATCCGCAAGCACGTCGTCAAGAAGACGCTGGACCAGTTGGAGAAGCTCGCCAAGGACAAGCCCGAGGACTACCAGACGTTCTGGAAGAACTTCGGCGTCACCCTCAAGGAGGGGCTCGCCGCCGACAGCGAGCAGCGCGAGAAGCTGGGCTCGCTGGTGCGCTACGAGAGCAGCAGCCAGGAGGGGCTCACCTCGCTCGCCGACTACGTCTCGCGCATGAAGGAAGGCCAGCAGGCCATCTATTACGCCTACGGCGAGTCGCGCAAAACGCTGGAGGGCTCCCCTCACATGGAGACGCTCACCAAGCGCGGCTACGAAGTGCTCTTCATGACCGACCCGGTGGACGAGTGGGCCGCCCAGGGGCTGAACGAGTTCTCGGGCAAGCCGCTGGTGTCCGCGCTCCAGGCGGACCTGAAGATCCAGGCCACCGAGGAGGAGAAGAAGCAGCAGGAGGAGCACGCCAAGGGCCTGGGGCCCCTCACCGAGCGGATGAAGGAGGTGCTCAAGGAGTCCGTGCGCGAGGTGCGCGTGTCAGACCGGCTCACCGACTCGCCCGTGTGCCTCGTGCTCCCGGAAGGGGGCTCGCCTGCCTTCCTGGAGCGGCTCCTGCGCGAGAACGGCCGCGCCGCCCCGCGCGCCAAGCGCATCCTCGAGGTGAACCCCACGCACCCCGTGGTGGAGCACCTGCGCAAGCTGCAGGAGAAGGATGCGACGTCCGAGCGGCTCACCGAGTGGATTGAGCTGCTGCACGACCAGGCCCTGCTCACCGAGGGCAGCGGGCTGGAGGACCCCAACCGCTTCGCCCGGCGGATGACGGCCCTGCTCACCCAGGTGGCCGCGCAGGCCTGA